A single region of the Nitrosomonas sp. Is79A3 genome encodes:
- a CDS encoding DUF1614 domain-containing protein, whose translation MMALIQVELLSFAFAKLGLPPALGLMVLFLSLLGSVINLPVTRIKSQVPIREFTQTVYWGLLKVPVRPFHNETQISINLGGCLIPAALSLYLFSNSTLSLSSTLLGIAIITLISYFFSRPIQGLGIGMPILVAPVSAALVGLILSPEQSAPLAYISGTLGVLIGADLLRMKDISRLGTPYASIGGAGTFDGIFITGIVAALLA comes from the coding sequence ATGATGGCGCTTATTCAGGTGGAGTTGTTGTCATTTGCTTTTGCGAAACTGGGTTTGCCGCCGGCATTGGGATTGATGGTACTGTTTCTTTCCTTGCTGGGCAGCGTCATTAATTTGCCGGTGACGCGTATTAAAAGCCAGGTACCCATACGGGAATTCACACAAACCGTGTATTGGGGGCTGCTCAAAGTGCCAGTGCGCCCATTTCACAATGAAACACAGATTTCCATTAATCTCGGCGGTTGCCTGATACCGGCGGCATTGTCGCTTTATTTGTTTTCCAATAGCACGTTGAGCTTGTCTTCCACGCTGCTGGGAATCGCTATCATTACTCTAATCAGTTATTTTTTCAGCCGCCCAATTCAGGGACTTGGCATCGGTATGCCGATACTGGTTGCTCCTGTCAGTGCGGCGCTGGTTGGTCTAATACTCAGCCCGGAACAAAGCGCACCGCTCGCTTATATCAGCGGCACATTGGGGGTATTGATCGGCGCTGACCTGCTGCGCATGAAAGATATTTCGCGGCTCGGGACGCCGTATGCATCGATCGGCGGCGCAGGTACCTTTGACGGGATTTTCATCACCGGTATTGTTGCGGCATTGTTGGCTTGA
- a CDS encoding IS630 family transposase — MEKIDARTLKDEALHERRRQVIRLHKRGGKPGQIAQVTELSDTAVKKIIRLYEEGGAAGLKPGRRGRRTGDKRSLSEEQELRLQRLICDKRPEQLKMDFALWNRGAIRQLIEQECGISMPIRTVGHYLKRWGFTPQKPIRRAYEQRPEAVKQWLNEQYPDIAKRARTEGGEIHWGDETGLVNTDVRGRGFAPKGKTPVTYAPGTRQRLSMIATVTNKGCARWQIIDGNFNSDRLIEFLELLIKDAGKKVFLILDNLRVHHSKPVKAWLEENKEKIECFYLPSYSPELNPEERLNSDLKQAIGSKVPVRTKEKLHAAVDDHMLMLQNNPERVASYFQDPYVKYAA, encoded by the coding sequence ATGGAAAAAATAGATGCAAGAACCTTAAAAGATGAAGCGCTGCATGAACGTCGCCGGCAAGTGATTCGTCTTCACAAGCGAGGCGGCAAACCTGGGCAAATAGCGCAGGTTACGGAGCTGAGCGACACGGCTGTGAAGAAGATTATTCGACTTTATGAAGAAGGTGGTGCAGCTGGACTAAAGCCTGGTAGACGCGGCCGACGTACGGGTGACAAACGCAGCCTAAGCGAAGAGCAGGAGTTGAGATTGCAACGGCTTATTTGTGATAAGCGTCCTGAGCAACTGAAGATGGATTTTGCGTTGTGGAATCGTGGGGCGATAAGACAGTTAATTGAGCAGGAATGTGGCATATCCATGCCGATACGCACGGTGGGACACTACCTCAAGCGTTGGGGATTTACCCCGCAGAAGCCGATCCGACGTGCTTATGAACAACGCCCGGAGGCGGTAAAGCAATGGCTCAATGAGCAATATCCGGATATTGCCAAGCGCGCTCGAACTGAAGGCGGGGAGATTCACTGGGGTGATGAGACAGGATTAGTCAATACGGATGTGCGAGGACGTGGCTTTGCACCCAAGGGAAAAACACCCGTGACCTACGCTCCTGGCACGCGGCAACGGCTGTCAATGATTGCCACTGTAACCAACAAAGGCTGTGCACGCTGGCAGATTATTGATGGAAATTTCAATTCAGATAGACTCATTGAATTTCTCGAACTACTGATCAAGGATGCAGGGAAGAAAGTGTTCTTGATCCTGGATAATTTGAGAGTGCACCACAGCAAACCAGTGAAGGCTTGGCTGGAAGAAAATAAGGAAAAGATCGAATGCTTTTATTTACCCAGCTACAGTCCGGAATTAAATCCAGAAGAAAGATTAAACTCAGATTTGAAGCAGGCTATCGGTTCGAAAGTTCCGGTGCGTACCAAGGAGAAATTACATGCCGCTGTCGATGATCATATGTTGATGCTGCAGAATAATCCAGAGCGCGTTGCTTCTTACTTCCAAGATCCGTACGTAAAATATGCCGCTTAA
- a CDS encoding FxDxF family PEP-CTERM protein — protein MFKRALITTAILAATASSAFATTTIGGATLIDTATVNSGTVSPTAYLSYVSGGNGATGWADGSTYGITGISAASAMATADHNWLQYDPAIVVYSATALSSVLAIPAIDHGWTSGNTGEFWESFEFRIFGSDSSGALLEEGHITNVWAKGVDDSSALKNADDWTTQWSFTGAYNYFAVVSGDRLVGGFYSPGEGEIDAIAAIPEPETYAMLLAGLGLLGFVAQRRKLQETV, from the coding sequence ATGTTTAAACGAGCGCTAATAACTACCGCCATACTTGCCGCAACAGCATCTTCAGCTTTTGCTACGACCACAATTGGCGGCGCAACATTGATTGATACCGCGACAGTGAATAGCGGCACTGTGTCACCAACCGCTTATCTCAGTTATGTAAGTGGCGGTAATGGTGCTACCGGCTGGGCGGATGGGTCGACTTATGGTATCACTGGAATTTCGGCTGCTTCCGCTATGGCGACAGCAGATCATAATTGGCTGCAGTATGATCCAGCCATCGTGGTGTATAGTGCCACCGCCTTGAGTTCTGTTCTCGCCATTCCGGCAATTGACCATGGCTGGACTTCTGGCAACACGGGTGAATTCTGGGAATCTTTTGAATTCCGCATTTTTGGCTCTGACTCCTCTGGCGCATTGCTCGAAGAAGGACATATCACCAATGTGTGGGCGAAAGGTGTGGATGATTCAAGCGCTTTGAAGAACGCTGATGACTGGACAACACAATGGTCTTTCACAGGTGCCTATAATTACTTTGCGGTCGTATCGGGAGATCGTCTGGTTGGCGGTTTTTACTCCCCTGGCGAAGGCGAAATCGATGCCATAGCAGCCATTCCAGAACCAGAAACCTATGCGATGTTGTTAGCTGGCCTTGGCTTATTGGGGTTTGTTGCACAACGCAGAAAACTGCAAGAAACAGTCTAA
- a CDS encoding 2Fe-2S iron-sulfur cluster-binding protein: protein MPTDPNTIRIDGNEIPFSAGQTIMDAALAAKVYIPHLCHFPGLPPSGNCRLCVVEIGKRSVAACITLAAAGQEIRNNTPELNEVRKAVTQMLFVEGNHICPSCEKTGNCKLQAMGYYLGMLEDHFPQFYQRREMDASHADILLDRGRCILCDLCVRASRDVDGKNVFAIAGRGTDAHLIVNSPTGKLADSPIEKTDLAATICPVGAILIKEQGYQVPIRQRIYDQHTIREIGLQENIAKKNDD, encoded by the coding sequence ATGCCAACGGACCCAAACACAATTCGTATCGACGGCAATGAAATCCCGTTCAGTGCGGGACAAACCATCATGGATGCCGCATTGGCTGCGAAAGTTTATATTCCGCATTTGTGCCACTTCCCTGGCTTACCGCCGAGCGGCAATTGCCGGTTGTGCGTGGTGGAAATCGGCAAGCGCAGTGTTGCTGCGTGCATAACACTGGCTGCTGCCGGACAGGAAATCCGCAATAACACACCGGAATTGAACGAAGTACGCAAAGCCGTCACGCAAATGCTGTTCGTCGAGGGCAATCATATTTGTCCGTCGTGCGAGAAAACCGGCAATTGCAAACTGCAGGCGATGGGTTATTATCTGGGCATGCTGGAGGACCATTTCCCGCAATTTTATCAACGCCGCGAAATGGATGCCTCGCATGCCGATATTCTGCTCGATCGCGGCCGCTGCATTCTATGTGATTTGTGCGTTCGCGCCAGCCGTGATGTGGATGGAAAGAATGTGTTCGCCATTGCCGGGCGCGGCACAGATGCGCATCTAATCGTCAACTCTCCGACTGGAAAATTAGCCGACAGCCCAATAGAAAAAACCGATCTGGCGGCAACTATCTGCCCGGTGGGTGCGATTCTGATCAAGGAACAAGGCTATCAGGTGCCGATCAGACAACGCATTTATGATCAGCACACCATCCGTGAAATTGGTTTGCAGGAAAACATTGCGAAGAAAAATGATGATTAA
- a CDS encoding PD40 domain-containing protein encodes MKMFAGRPNDSQSAIKFSPVLFFLVALSANAAGFITDEHQLSVKEKRAGEAYYRADSKWMIYQAEVADDNPFYQIFLKNVESGAVTQVSPGTGKTTCAWVHPSQEKVLFSSTHEDKEAKAKMAAEIERRKAGEQKSYAWDYDEFYDIYETDFSGGNIKNLTKTLGYDAEASWSPDGKLIAFASNRRAYSGELSEEETALFKANPSALIDIYIMDADGSNVKRLTHTKTYDGGPFFSPDGKRIVWRRFSENGREAEIFTMAIDGSDQKQITRLNVMSWAPFYHPSGKYIIFATNVHGHRNFELYIVDVDGKKDPVRVTDKEGFDGLPVFTPDGNYLTWTSDRTPEKKGLLFHGKWDHQKALESLALK; translated from the coding sequence ATGAAAATGTTTGCTGGCAGGCCGAATGACTCACAATCCGCGATCAAGTTTTCCCCAGTTTTATTTTTCTTAGTAGCGCTGAGTGCCAATGCCGCCGGTTTCATCACCGATGAACACCAGCTCTCCGTCAAGGAAAAACGTGCCGGTGAAGCGTATTACCGTGCCGACTCAAAATGGATGATTTATCAAGCGGAAGTGGCGGATGATAATCCGTTTTATCAGATTTTTTTGAAGAATGTCGAATCTGGTGCGGTGACGCAGGTATCACCGGGTACCGGCAAGACCACGTGCGCATGGGTTCATCCGTCGCAGGAGAAAGTGCTGTTTTCCTCGACGCATGAGGATAAGGAAGCCAAAGCCAAAATGGCTGCCGAGATCGAACGCCGCAAAGCGGGTGAGCAGAAGTCGTACGCGTGGGATTACGATGAGTTCTACGATATTTATGAAACCGATTTTTCCGGTGGCAATATCAAAAATCTGACTAAAACCTTGGGTTACGATGCTGAAGCTTCGTGGTCGCCGGATGGTAAGCTGATCGCGTTTGCTTCCAATCGCCGCGCGTACAGTGGTGAATTATCCGAAGAAGAAACCGCATTGTTTAAAGCCAATCCATCCGCTTTGATCGATATTTATATCATGGACGCAGATGGTTCCAATGTGAAGCGATTAACCCACACGAAAACCTATGACGGCGGCCCGTTTTTTAGCCCGGATGGGAAGCGTATTGTCTGGCGCCGTTTTTCGGAGAATGGCCGGGAAGCGGAAATATTTACGATGGCTATCGATGGGTCGGATCAGAAACAAATCACGCGCCTTAATGTGATGTCGTGGGCACCTTTTTATCATCCTTCCGGAAAATACATCATATTTGCAACGAATGTGCATGGCCATCGCAATTTCGAGCTTTATATCGTCGATGTAGATGGCAAAAAAGACCCTGTACGTGTGACCGATAAAGAAGGTTTTGATGGTCTGCCGGTATTTACGCCGGATGGAAATTATTTAACTTGGACCAGTGACCGCACTCCTGAGAAAAAGGGTCTTTTGTTTCATGGAAAATGGGATCATCAGAAAGCGCTAGAGAGTCTTGCTTTGAAATAA
- a CDS encoding M20/M25/M40 family metallo-hydrolase — protein sequence MQKSLNLLSVAFFVLVFSLCISPIAAASTTTFHHHMEIQLSPDTSEIRVKDRIHIPDSVRNGKESVQLEFFLHAGLSITDVEGAAIQVEEKEITLKSRSISIRQYIVTVPPDQQAFTLQFSGKIHHPVQGSGQEYARSFGSTPGVISPDGVFLANSSAWYPQFANDVMVSFRLDIQVPADWDVVSQGTLLRENRTSTMQNIVWEEKQPQDDIYIVAGRYQRYTQSAGAVNALVYLRSADQPLAQKYLDATAQYIAMYNKLLGPYPYTKFALVENFWETGYGMPSFTLLGSKVIRLPFILHSSYPHEILHNYWGNGVFVDYAKGNWAEGLTAYLADHLVNEQRGKGEEYRRDVLQKYADFVNKEKDFPIIQFVSRHSASSEAVGYGKTMLFFHMLRQELGDENFVRALRQFYKQFKFKQATFADLLTTINATSGQDFSAQFEQWVHRAGAPDLVLRDAETERTAQGFKLKMTVEQTQPGEPYRLRVPVSVTLEGEDMATQSHITVDQRTQTIEMDFHTRPVRIDLDPHFDVFRRLDSREIPSALSQGFGAEKPLLILPARADKQILEAYRALTANWQKTQSNQLEVITDDQLTALPADRTVWIMGWQNKFAETVAKTLADRGVSYQQKKLQLEQKTYPQAEHAVVLTTRQPSNPDKTLLWIASDNPKAIAELANKLPHYRKYSYLVFKGDELTNIDKGQWPITQSPLSQWIKQKDNYAIHTTHTGITKPRRALAELPPVFSESRMLSDITHLSSESFKGRELGTPELDTAATYIAKQFQQIGLMPGGGDNSYFQIWQQDVGVPKGNITLRNVIGILPGTNPQLAGQSLLIGAHYDHLGMGWPDVRAAHQGKIHYGADDNASGIAILLELARQIVPKWQPERTIIFVAFTGEEADLLGSKHYIRNTKNYPTEKIIAMLNLDTVGRLGNNPVTVFGTGTARELVHVFRGAGFVTGIPVNAVQDDFGSSDQAAFINAGVPAVQFFASAHEDYHAPGDTVDKIDSAGLVKVAAILKEATEYLANRIEPLTVTLSSQNAQTESTETKTKEKRTASLGTVPDFSYQGEGVRVDNTLPGSPAQQAGLQPGDILIQLAGQPISDLASYAAILRTLKAGEKVELRYRRDDAVMVTEAVLVER from the coding sequence ATGCAAAAATCATTAAACCTCCTCAGCGTAGCCTTTTTTGTTCTTGTTTTCTCCCTCTGTATCAGCCCGATTGCCGCGGCAAGTACTACAACCTTCCATCACCACATGGAAATCCAATTGTCGCCGGACACTTCTGAAATCCGCGTCAAAGACCGGATTCATATCCCGGATTCGGTGCGCAATGGCAAAGAATCCGTGCAGCTCGAATTCTTTTTACATGCCGGTTTATCAATCACGGATGTTGAGGGTGCTGCAATTCAGGTGGAAGAGAAAGAAATTACTTTGAAATCAAGATCGATTTCGATCCGGCAATACATCGTGACAGTGCCACCGGATCAACAAGCATTCACGCTGCAATTCAGTGGCAAGATCCATCACCCGGTGCAAGGCTCGGGACAGGAATACGCGCGCAGTTTCGGTTCGACGCCGGGGGTGATTTCGCCGGATGGTGTGTTTCTGGCAAACTCCAGCGCATGGTATCCGCAGTTTGCAAATGATGTCATGGTGTCATTTCGCCTGGATATTCAAGTGCCCGCCGATTGGGACGTGGTCAGTCAGGGCACGTTATTGCGCGAGAACCGGACAAGCACAATGCAAAACATCGTGTGGGAGGAAAAGCAGCCGCAGGACGATATCTATATCGTCGCGGGCCGCTATCAGCGCTACACACAATCCGCCGGCGCGGTGAATGCGCTGGTGTATTTGCGCAGTGCCGATCAACCGCTGGCGCAGAAATATCTGGATGCGACGGCGCAATACATTGCGATGTATAACAAGCTGCTGGGTCCCTACCCTTACACAAAATTCGCGCTGGTCGAGAATTTCTGGGAAACCGGCTACGGCATGCCTTCCTTTACGCTGCTGGGTTCCAAGGTGATCCGTTTGCCGTTCATCTTGCATTCGTCGTACCCGCATGAAATTTTGCACAACTACTGGGGTAACGGCGTCTTCGTCGATTACGCCAAAGGCAATTGGGCGGAAGGATTGACCGCTTATCTGGCCGATCATCTGGTTAACGAACAGCGTGGCAAAGGCGAGGAATACCGCCGCGACGTGTTGCAGAAGTACGCTGATTTCGTCAATAAGGAAAAAGATTTCCCGATCATCCAGTTCGTTTCGCGCCATAGCGCCAGCTCGGAAGCCGTCGGCTACGGTAAAACCATGCTATTTTTCCACATGCTGCGACAGGAATTGGGCGATGAAAATTTCGTGCGTGCCTTACGTCAATTTTATAAGCAGTTCAAATTCAAACAAGCAACTTTTGCAGATTTGCTCACGACAATCAACGCAACCAGCGGCCAAGATTTCTCCGCGCAGTTTGAGCAATGGGTACACCGCGCCGGTGCGCCCGATTTGGTATTGCGCGATGCAGAAACCGAACGTACGGCGCAAGGATTCAAGCTCAAAATGACAGTTGAGCAAACGCAACCGGGCGAGCCCTATCGTCTGCGCGTTCCCGTTTCTGTCACGCTGGAAGGTGAAGATATGGCGACGCAATCGCACATCACCGTTGATCAGCGAACGCAAACCATCGAAATGGATTTCCACACCCGCCCGGTGCGTATCGACCTTGATCCGCATTTTGATGTGTTCAGGCGCTTGGATAGCCGTGAAATCCCTTCCGCGCTGTCACAGGGTTTTGGTGCAGAAAAACCGTTGCTGATCCTGCCTGCGCGCGCAGACAAACAAATCTTAGAGGCGTATCGCGCGCTGACGGCGAATTGGCAAAAAACCCAATCGAACCAACTGGAAGTGATTACGGATGATCAACTCACCGCTTTGCCCGCAGATCGCACCGTGTGGATCATGGGTTGGCAAAATAAATTTGCCGAGACTGTCGCCAAAACTTTGGCGGATCGTGGCGTTTCTTATCAGCAAAAAAAATTGCAACTGGAGCAAAAGACCTATCCGCAAGCGGAGCATGCCGTCGTATTGACTACCCGGCAACCATCCAATCCGGATAAAACACTGCTATGGATCGCATCGGACAACCCCAAGGCGATTGCCGAGCTCGCCAATAAATTGCCGCACTACCGTAAATACAGTTATTTGGTATTCAAAGGCGACGAATTAACCAATATCGACAAAGGTCAATGGCCGATCACGCAATCGCCGCTCTCGCAATGGATCAAGCAAAAAGACAATTACGCCATTCACACGACGCACACCGGCATCACCAAACCGCGCCGCGCATTGGCGGAACTACCGCCGGTTTTTTCCGAGAGCCGCATGCTGAGTGATATTACGCATTTGTCCAGCGAATCGTTCAAGGGACGCGAACTAGGCACCCCGGAACTGGATACCGCAGCAACGTATATTGCCAAGCAATTTCAGCAAATCGGCCTAATGCCCGGCGGCGGCGACAATAGTTATTTCCAGATTTGGCAACAGGATGTCGGCGTGCCGAAAGGCAATATCACACTACGCAATGTGATCGGCATTCTGCCGGGCACCAACCCGCAACTCGCCGGGCAAAGCTTGCTCATCGGCGCACATTACGACCATCTTGGCATGGGCTGGCCGGACGTGCGCGCCGCGCACCAGGGGAAAATTCATTACGGTGCGGATGACAACGCCAGCGGCATCGCTATCCTACTGGAATTGGCGAGGCAGATCGTGCCCAAATGGCAACCGGAACGCACCATTATTTTTGTCGCTTTCACCGGAGAGGAAGCGGATTTGCTCGGCTCCAAGCATTACATCCGCAATACCAAAAATTATCCAACCGAGAAAATCATCGCGATGTTGAATTTGGATACCGTGGGACGTCTGGGAAACAATCCGGTCACGGTGTTCGGCACCGGAACCGCGCGCGAACTGGTGCATGTTTTCCGCGGCGCAGGCTTTGTCACCGGTATTCCCGTCAACGCCGTGCAAGATGACTTCGGCTCCAGCGACCAAGCCGCTTTCATCAATGCCGGTGTACCCGCCGTGCAATTCTTCGCCAGCGCGCACGAGGATTACCACGCCCCCGGCGACACCGTCGATAAAATCGACTCCGCCGGATTGGTCAAAGTCGCCGCCATTCTCAAAGAAGCCACCGAATACCTGGCCAACCGCATCGAACCATTGACGGTCACGTTGTCATCGCAGAATGCGCAAACTGAATCCACAGAAACAAAAACCAAAGAAAAACGCACAGCCAGTCTCGGCACAGTACCTGATTTTTCGTACCAGGGCGAAGGCGTGCGCGTGGACAACACCCTCCCCGGCTCCCCGGCGCAACAAGCGGGACTACAACCGGGCGACATTTTGATTCAACTGGCTGGGCAGCCGATCAGCGATTTAGCGTCGTATGCGGCAATTTTGCGCACGTTGAAGGCAGGGGAGAAAGTGGAATTGCGATATCGAAGGGATGATGCGGTTATGGTTACCGAGGCGGTGTTGGTGGAACGATAG
- a CDS encoding NAD(P)H-dependent oxidoreductase subunit E: protein MISSCLHNSDSPNEHLLHRLYALQQQFLHISSESMQQVASEFNLPVSQVASVVEFYSFFYTQPCGRFHILFSNCTSCGYLADDQNLMLMLCQRLKVTPGKTRHDGCVSVDETSCIGLCDQGASLLVNGVPIAALNPEKIMQIAQRITTGAPVTAWPAEWFEIHDTVHQRNLLLTERLARGSVLQKALQQGANEILALIQQSGLRGRGGAGFDTGKKWQLCRAAPGDARYVVCNADEGEPGTFKDRFLLSEQADALFEGMAVCAFVIGANKGFIYLRGEYRYLLFHLQAVLEQRRSLGLLGKNILGHENFEFDIDIVVGAGAYICGEESALIESLEGKPGIPRIRPPFPVTHGYLGQPTIVNNVETFIAAAHIVAHSSAWFNSRGTEKSRGTKILSISGDCQLPGIYEYPFGVRIQQVLDDCGARDVQAVQIGGPAGKLLGVAEFDRTIAFEDVSTGGSFLIFGQQRDLLGIHRNFAQFFAHESCGFCTPCRVGTQLLKNNLDKIAEGRGTAYDIAELKQLSQLIQHHSHCGLGHTAANHILDSLQYFPQTFSANLKQHFTAQFDLDQALESARHVTHRDDAAAHLGNE, encoded by the coding sequence ATGATAAGCTCATGCCTGCATAATTCCGATTCACCAAACGAGCACTTGCTGCATCGGCTATATGCTTTGCAGCAGCAGTTTTTGCACATTTCGTCGGAATCCATGCAACAGGTTGCAAGTGAATTTAATCTGCCGGTCAGTCAGGTGGCTTCGGTTGTTGAATTCTATTCATTTTTTTACACACAGCCTTGCGGCCGCTTCCACATTTTGTTCAGTAATTGCACCAGTTGCGGCTATCTGGCGGATGATCAAAATCTGATGTTGATGCTTTGTCAGCGATTAAAAGTCACGCCAGGCAAAACGCGCCATGATGGATGCGTCAGCGTGGATGAAACTTCCTGTATTGGTCTATGCGATCAGGGGGCATCATTGCTGGTCAATGGCGTACCTATCGCCGCACTGAATCCAGAAAAAATTATGCAGATCGCTCAACGGATTACAACCGGAGCGCCTGTCACTGCTTGGCCTGCGGAGTGGTTTGAAATCCACGATACCGTGCATCAGCGCAATCTGCTGTTAACGGAACGTTTGGCACGTGGCAGCGTATTACAAAAAGCGTTGCAGCAAGGCGCAAACGAAATATTGGCGCTAATCCAGCAATCCGGCTTACGCGGCCGCGGCGGTGCGGGGTTCGACACCGGCAAAAAATGGCAACTCTGCCGCGCAGCGCCCGGCGATGCGCGTTATGTCGTCTGCAATGCCGATGAAGGCGAACCCGGCACTTTTAAAGATCGATTTTTATTAAGCGAACAAGCCGATGCCCTATTTGAGGGCATGGCCGTATGTGCATTTGTCATTGGCGCGAATAAAGGCTTTATCTATCTGCGCGGTGAATACCGCTATCTGCTATTCCACCTGCAAGCCGTGCTTGAACAGCGCCGTAGCTTAGGATTGTTAGGCAAAAATATTCTCGGACATGAAAATTTTGAATTTGACATCGATATCGTCGTAGGTGCCGGCGCCTATATTTGCGGTGAGGAATCGGCGTTGATCGAATCGCTCGAAGGTAAGCCCGGCATTCCGCGCATCCGTCCGCCGTTTCCGGTCACGCACGGCTACCTGGGGCAGCCCACCATCGTCAACAATGTCGAGACATTTATTGCAGCAGCGCATATCGTCGCACACAGCAGCGCCTGGTTTAATTCCAGAGGCACAGAAAAATCGCGCGGCACAAAAATCCTCAGTATCAGCGGCGATTGCCAATTACCTGGAATTTACGAATATCCGTTCGGTGTGCGCATTCAACAAGTCTTAGATGATTGCGGCGCGCGGGATGTGCAAGCAGTACAAATAGGCGGCCCCGCCGGAAAATTGCTCGGCGTAGCGGAATTTGACCGCACAATTGCATTTGAAGATGTATCCACCGGCGGATCGTTTTTGATATTTGGGCAGCAGCGTGATCTGCTGGGCATTCATCGCAATTTTGCGCAGTTTTTTGCGCATGAAAGTTGCGGTTTTTGCACCCCTTGCCGTGTCGGCACGCAATTACTGAAAAACAACCTGGACAAAATCGCCGAAGGTCGCGGCACAGCTTATGATATCGCGGAACTCAAACAGCTCAGCCAGTTGATTCAGCACCATTCGCATTGCGGCTTGGGACATACGGCAGCGAATCACATTCTGGATAGTTTGCAGTATTTCCCGCAAACCTTTTCAGCCAATTTGAAGCAACACTTCACCGCACAATTCGATCTGGATCAGGCATTGGAAAGTGCTCGCCATGTAACGCACCGTGACGATGCTGCGGCACATCTGGGTAACGAATAA
- a CDS encoding fused MFS/spermidine synthase → MSFSIDICEKAGVRTLHFGSDWIQGAMRIARPWHLELDYTREMMASLLLRDDARFPRKVLLIGLGAASLTKFLYRNYPLAKLTVVEIEPRVIAAARQFFKLPEDPLRLNIVIADGSEYIVEYDKTYDLILVDGYDADARPGELDMLPFYQMCRARLNNNGILAVNLLGRSRGHQASLERIKTSFDARALAFPSCDSGNVIAMAATGEKIEIPISELKKQALELKKKTDLNLLPTLTRLEQAKSCPGGILRI, encoded by the coding sequence ATGAGTTTCTCCATCGATATCTGCGAAAAAGCCGGTGTGCGCACGTTGCATTTCGGATCCGACTGGATACAAGGTGCAATGCGCATCGCACGTCCATGGCATCTGGAGCTCGACTACACCCGGGAAATGATGGCAAGCCTGTTGCTCAGAGACGATGCGCGCTTTCCGCGCAAAGTGCTGCTGATCGGTCTTGGTGCGGCATCACTGACCAAATTTTTATATCGCAACTACCCGCTGGCAAAACTGACCGTGGTTGAGATCGAACCGCGTGTGATAGCAGCCGCAAGGCAATTCTTCAAACTGCCGGAAGACCCGCTACGCCTGAATATCGTAATCGCAGACGGCTCAGAGTATATCGTCGAATACGACAAGACTTACGACCTGATTTTGGTGGATGGCTACGACGCCGATGCGCGACCCGGTGAACTGGACATGCTGCCGTTTTACCAGATGTGCCGCGCGCGATTAAACAATAACGGCATCCTTGCGGTGAACCTGCTAGGACGCAGCCGCGGGCACCAGGCAAGTCTGGAACGCATCAAAACATCGTTCGACGCGCGCGCACTGGCTTTCCCTTCCTGCGACAGCGGCAACGTCATTGCCATGGCCGCGACCGGAGAGAAGATCGAGATACCCATCAGTGAACTCAAGAAACAGGCACTTGAATTGAAAAAAAAAACCGATCTCAATCTGCTACCGACGCTGACGCGCCTGGAACAGGCAAAATCTTGTCCTGGGGGAATTCTTAGGATTTAA